CCCTGGGTGCGCTGCTGCCCGCCGGCTGGGCCGCCAGGGCCCGAACCGCCACGGCCCTGCGCACCGAATAGGAGGTCAGGTTCAGAGATTGTGCCTTGCCCGGCTTCTTGAAGATGGGGGCTCGTCGGACTCAGTCGGACGGACCCCCATCAGGGGTGGGACGTGTCAGGGACCGACGTGGGGAGCGCGCGCGGCGGACGAACCGTCACGGACAACCTCGCCCGTGAGGTTGCCATTGGCTCCCGAGCCGAGGAACAGCACCAGCTTGGCGACGTCGTCCGAGTCAGACAGACGCCGGGTGGGCGTGCCGACAGCCAGCCGGTCGATGAGGGCCTGCGGGATGGGCGGGCGACTGTCGGTCAGCGTGAATCCGGGCGCCACCACATTGACCAGGATGCCGTCACGCCCGGCCTCCCAGGCAACGCTGCGCGCGAGGCCGTAGAGACCAGACTTGGCGGTTCCGTACGGTCCGGGGCCGGGCAGTCCCTCCTCGGCGACGCTGGAGGAGATCAGCACGATCCGGCCCCAGCCGCGCGAGCGCATGCTCGGCAGGACAGCGCGGACCTGGGCGGCGGCACCGATCAGGTTGGCGCCGACCATGGCCTGCCACTCCTCGATCGGCAAGTCCTCGAAGCGGATGCTGGGGTCCGGAGGACCATCGCCGCCCCAGCGGACGGCATTGGCGACGAGCACGTCGATCCCGCCCCACTGCTCAATGACGGCGCGGGCCGCCTCCTCGAACCATCCGCCTGCGGCTGATGCACCCCGAGATCACCGTCATCTGGGCCGACTCCGGCTACGGACTGGTCATGGCTGCGACAGACGGCTGCTCAGACCGTGAACCAGCGATCGACGGCCGCCCGCAGGGAGGCGGCCGACTCGGCCGGGTCCGGGCCGGGGGAGTCGCAGGCCCAGGCCACGTATCCGTCGGGTCGGATCAACAGGCCGGTGAGGCCGGCCGGGCCGCCGCCCTTCGCGATGACGAGGTCGACCGCGTCCTGATCCTTCGCCAGTACGGCTGCCAGAGACCGATCCTCGGTCAGATCTATCAGCAACGGCCGGGCGTTCCGGGCGAGTTCGGCGAGCCGGACCTTCCCCGCCTCGGTGATCAGCTCCAGCTCCGGTGCGAAGTAGCCGACTGCGGGGTGGGGATCGGTGATGCCCATCTCGTAGCGCACGTCGGTGCCCGCGGTGAGGTCGGCGAGGTGCTGGACGACGTCCTTGCGGGTGAGCAGCTCGGTGAAGAGTTCGCGCAGAGCCGTGGTGTCGCTCCCCGGTGCGGTGAGCGCGGACTGCGCCTCGGAGTTGAGCACCATGCGGCGGGCGGCCTGGCGGCGCTCGGTCTCGTAGCTGTCGAGCAGGCCGGGCGGGGCGGTGTCGCGCAGTGCGGCGGCAAGCTTCCAGCCGAGGTTGGCGGCGTCCTGCAGGCCGAGGTTCAGCCCGGGGCCGCCGCCGGAGGTGTAGACGTGGGCGGCGTCGCCGACGAGAAAGACCCGGCGGTCGCGGAACCGGTCGGCGACCCGGGTGTTGCCGCCGGCCAGCCGCCGCAGCACATGCGGGCCCGTTCCGTCCGGCGGGCCGAGCGGCAGGTCGACGCAGAGGACCCGGCGGATACTCGCCTCCATCTCGGCCAGGGTCATCGGCTCGTCCGTCGCGGGCTGGTCCCACTCGGTGGTGCTGACCAGCGGCGGCATGCCGGGGAACGGCGCGTAGGAGAAGCCGCCCCGGTCGGTGCGGTGGGGCAGGAAGGGCAGGACCGGCCCGTGGCCGGGAATGGTGAGGGCGCCGTTGCCCGGGTCGACCCAGTCGGCGGG
The sequence above is drawn from the Streptomyces sp. NBC_01591 genome and encodes:
- a CDS encoding FAD-dependent monooxygenase; this translates as MTADVIIVGGGPNGLMLACELSLAGISPIVLEQLPQPSTEPKANGLLGQVVRLADHRGLYEPLSGSPEPPQPSSTYFMFAAMGLDLGLLDASPIYGLAVPQHRIVQVLEERALALGVDLRRGHRVGAVAQDEDAVTLDVTGPDGDQQLRARYVVGADGARSVIRKLSGIGFPGVSYDRRTNRTAHATVPADWVDPGNGALTIPGHGPVLPFLPHRTDRGGFSYAPFPGMPPLVSTTEWDQPATDEPMTLAEMEASIRRVLCVDLPLGPPDGTGPHVLRRLAGGNTRVADRFRDRRVFLVGDAAHVYTSGGGPGLNLGLQDAANLGWKLAAALRDTAPPGLLDSYETERRQAARRMVLNSEAQSALTAPGSDTTALRELFTELLTRKDVVQHLADLTAGTDVRYEMGITDPHPAVGYFAPELELITEAGKVRLAELARNARPLLIDLTEDRSLAAVLAKDQDAVDLVIAKGGGPAGLTGLLIRPDGYVAWACDSPGPDPAESAASLRAAVDRWFTV